A window of the Nyctibius grandis isolate bNycGra1 chromosome 9, bNycGra1.pri, whole genome shotgun sequence genome harbors these coding sequences:
- the LOC137667459 gene encoding interferon lambda-3-like: protein MLCLSFTPLLMLVLGASLGAAFPHNALRKSCSLSKYQFLVPHELKAVLKMKEQFNTMLPSDRGCNSRLFHRKWNTAELSVPDRVMLVEAELNLTTAMPGLPANSRFAETHQRPLAFLTQAQEDMRRCVSMPAPSHQPSGKLRHWLQKLQMAKETEPAGCLEASAILHVFQVLSDLRCAALQEQCT, encoded by the exons ATGTTGTGCCTCAGCTTCACGCCGCTGCTCATGCTGGTGCTGGGGGCCAGCCTCGGGGCCGCCTTCCCCCACAACGCCCTGAGGAAGAGCTGCAGCCTGTCCAAGTACCAGTTCCTTGTGCCCCACGAGCTGAAGGCTGTGCTGAAGATGAAGGAGCAGTTT AACACCATGCTGCCGTCGGACCGCGGATGCAACAGCAGGCTCTTCCATCGTAAGTGGAACACAGCGGAGCTGTCG GTGCCCGACCGAGTGATGCTGGTGGAAGCTGAGCTGAACCTCACCACCGCCATGCCGGGGCTCCCCGCCAACTCCAGGTTCGCTGAGACGCACCAGCGGCCCCTGGCCTTCCTCACCCAAGCCCAGGAGGACATGCGACGCTGCGTGAGT ATGCCAGCTCCGTCACATCAGCCctcagggaaactgaggcactggctgcagaagctgcagatGGCCAAGGAAACA GAGCCCGCCGGCTGCCTGGAAGCCTCCGCCATCCTCCACGTCTTCCAAGTGCTGAGCGACCTGCGGTGCGCGGCCCTGCAGGAGCAATGCACGTAG